One Patescibacteria group bacterium genomic window carries:
- a CDS encoding desulfoferrodoxin FeS4 iron-binding domain-containing protein produces MPVENIGEKYVCRICGNEVEVTKAGGGTLVCCGQDMDLLGNE; encoded by the coding sequence ATGCCTGTTGAAAATATTGGCGAAAAATATGTTTGTAGAATTTGTGGTAATGAGGTGGAAGTGACCAAGGCTGGCGGCGGGACGCTTGTTTGTTGCGGGCAAGACATGGATTTATTGGGAAACGAATAG